In Archocentrus centrarchus isolate MPI-CPG fArcCen1 chromosome 1, fArcCen1, whole genome shotgun sequence, the following proteins share a genomic window:
- the LOC115786486 gene encoding uncharacterized protein LOC115786486: protein MEATLIFVIFLLEGLWETKAESVTGSAGQTITITCSHSNAYSNVKYFCKDECTDKDILIKTSDKNKESNKKYRIKDEGNTFSVTISDLQVSDSRTYWCGIERVGVDTYNEVILEVLANTDNAAHKDGYFSQTLLYTGVTLGVVVLVLGMALLIFFRHRNGNISTSSGNYHDAVYTPSIQKKDALHDKDAFPSKKDQETDRGTDSFSTSQNLDASEPLKQSDDLFYTTVSFKNSTECSSIRPYSVTAIYSSPKHESTADSTIYDNI, encoded by the exons ATGGAGGCGACTTTGATCTTTGTAATATTTCTTCTGGAAG GATTATGGGAGACTAAAGCTGAGTCAGTAACAGGAAGTGCGGGCCAGACGATCACAATAACTTGCTCTCACAGTAACGCCTACTCCAATGTTAAATATTTCTGCAAAGATGAATGCACAGATAAAGACATCCTCATAAAAACCAGTGACAAAAATAAAGAGTCAAATAAGAAATACAGGATTAAAGATGAAGGAAACACATTCAGCGTCACCATCTCTGATCTGCAAGTGAGCGACTCAAGAACGTATTGGTGTGGAATTGAAAGAGTTGGTGTTGACACATATAATGAAGTAATCCTTGAGGTTTTAG CCAACACAGATAATGCAGCTCATAAGGATGGTTATTTCTCCC AGACGCTGCTGTATACTGGCGTAACTCTCGGTGTGGTGGTGCTGGTGCTGGGCATGGCCCTTCTAATTTTCTTCAGACATCGAAACGGTAACATCAGCACATCATCTG gaaattACCATGACGCAGTGTATACACCATCCATTCAGAAAAAAGATGCACTCCATGACAAGGACGCCTTCCCATCCAAGAAAGATCAAGAAACAGACCGTGGAACTGACAGCTTCAGCACCAGTCAGAATCTGGATGCATCAGAGCCTCTGAAGCAATCCGACGATCTCTTTTACACAACTGTTAGCTTCAAAAATTCCACAGAGTGCAGCAGCATTAGACCTTATAGTGTGACAGCTATATACTCGTCCCCTAAACACGAATCAACAGCAGACTCAACCATCTATGACAACATCTGA